Proteins encoded together in one Neisseria lactamica window:
- the dapC gene encoding succinyldiaminopimelate transaminase → MNTLLNQLKPYPFARLREAMQGISAPEGLEAVPLHIGEPKHPTPKVITDALTASLHELEKYPLTAGLPELRQACANWLKRRYDGLTVDADNEILPVLGSREALFSFVQTVLNPVSDGLKPVIVSPNPFYQIYEGATLLGGGEIHFANCPAPSFNPDWRSISEEVWKRTKLVFVCSPNNPSGSVLDLDGWKEVFDLQDKYGFIIASDECYSEIYFDGNKPLGCLQAAAQLGRSRQKLLMFTSLSKRSNVPGLRSGFVAGDAELLKNFLLYRTYHGSAMSIPVQRASIAAWDDEQHVIDNRRMYQEKFERVIPILQQVFDVKLPDASFYIWLKVPDGDDLAFARNLWQKAAIQVLPGRFLARDTEQGNPGEGYVRIALVADVATCAKAAETIVSLYR, encoded by the coding sequence ATGAATACCTTACTCAACCAACTCAAACCCTATCCCTTTGCCCGACTGCGTGAAGCGATGCAGGGCATTTCCGCGCCCGAAGGTCTGGAAGCCGTCCCCCTTCACATCGGCGAGCCCAAACACCCGACACCGAAAGTCATTACGGATGCGCTGACCGCCTCATTGCACGAGTTGGAAAAATATCCGCTGACGGCCGGTTTGCCTGAACTGCGTCAGGCGTGTGCGAACTGGTTAAAACGCCGTTACGATGGTTTGACAGTGGATGCGGATAATGAAATTCTGCCGGTTTTAGGCAGTAGGGAGGCGTTGTTTTCTTTTGTCCAAACCGTGTTGAACCCTGTTTCAGACGGCCTCAAACCCGTAATCGTCAGCCCGAATCCCTTTTATCAGATTTATGAAGGTGCGACACTTTTGGGCGGCGGGGAAATCCATTTTGCCAATTGTCCCGCGCCGTCTTTCAACCCCGATTGGCGCAGTATTTCCGAAGAGGTTTGGAAACGCACCAAACTGGTGTTCGTCTGCTCGCCCAACAACCCCAGCGGCAGCGTGCTGGATTTGGACGGCTGGAAAGAAGTTTTTGATTTACAGGATAAATATGGTTTCATTATTGCCTCGGATGAATGCTATTCCGAAATCTATTTCGACGGCAACAAACCTTTAGGCTGCCTGCAAGCCGCTGCACAGTTGGGTCGAAGCAGGCAAAAACTGCTTATGTTCACCAGTTTGTCCAAGCGTTCCAATGTTCCGGGCCTGCGTTCCGGTTTTGTCGCCGGCGATGCCGAACTGCTTAAAAACTTTCTGCTTTACAGAACCTATCACGGCAGTGCAATGAGCATTCCCGTGCAGCGCGCAAGTATTGCCGCTTGGGATGACGAACAGCACGTTATCGACAACCGCCGTATGTATCAGGAAAAATTTGAGCGCGTTATTCCCATTTTGCAACAGGTATTTGACGTTAAATTACCGGATGCCTCGTTTTACATCTGGTTGAAAGTCCCCGATGGCGACGATTTGGCATTTGCACGCAATTTATGGCAAAAAGCCGCTATCCAAGTATTGCCCGGACGTTTTTTGGCACGGGATACCGAACAGGGCAATCCCGGGGAAGGTTATGTGCGGATTGCTTTGGTTGCCGATGTCGCAACTTGTGCCAAAGCTGCGGAAACCATTGTTTCCCTATATCGGTAA